The sequence AGTATGACCAGATGGATAGACCTGCAACACACTAGGAATTCAGGATATGGTATAATTCTCCAACAACGTTTTGCACGTATAGAACTCTGTAAACTTAAAACACCAATCTAACCTTGGAGTCCCAACAGAGTTGAGAAGAGTGATAGCTATGGGGATATAGATGAGCTCCCACACAGGAATCTGCGCTTCGGGTAGCAGAATGTTCAGAGGAATCAGgacgctgaaaaagaagaacgtGTAGAAGGTGCCTACGATTCTCCGGGCAATGAAGAAGTCATAGACCATGTACCACTTCTTCCAGACCGACACTCTCTGCACAGGGAAACAACAGACGATATGGGCAAACAATCATACGACAGAACAAAATTTTCATGTCACCCACTGGCCACTGCATGTCAGGGAGCCGTCGGTTGGCGTACAGCACTAACCTCGGCAGCGAGAATTTGCCAGAACATTTTCTTGAACAGGAGGGCAGGTCCGCATGACCAGCGGTGCTGCTGGGACCGGTACGCCTTGAGAGTGCTCGGCAGCTCACTCTTAACCTGAAAGCAGATTGCAATGTCGGATCAGTTTGATGAAGTTTCTGTCTGGCATAATAGTATCCATCTGTAAGAGCTGTGAACCTTTATGCTTCCAACGTAGACGAACTCCCAGCCCAGGAGCCCTGCTCTCAGCGCCAAGTCCATGTCCTCAGCAGTGGTTCGGTCCTCCCAGCCCCCGGACTCGACGATCGCTTGCGTTCTCCATACTCCAGCGGTTCCTGCGCGCACGAGTAACACCATTCTCAGTTCTCGAACACACCTGAAGTTGCAGGCCGGCGTGACATGAACAATTGCGAGTTCGTGACGGCGcagtggagagagagagagagaggtaggTACCGTTGTATCCAAAGAAGTTGCATAAGGAAGAGCCAGCTTCCTGCTCCACCTTGAAATGGTAGTCCATGGACATCTCCTGCATTCTCGTCAGCAAGCAGTCGTTGGCATTCACTACAGGGCAGCTTAAACAAAAGCTTTGTCAGCAGATGGAATTGAACTACATCTTGGTATCAGACAGACAGTGCGCGATCATTGTCGTTGTTGTCGGTGCAAAAAACACAAAGAAAAGCAGTGGCAACTGCCAGtgcgcgcgcgcgagagagacTGACTGACTCACCGAACTTCCAGCGTGTCTGCACGAGCGCGAGGCTGGGGTTGTGGACGAGGAACGGGACGGTTCTGACGAGGAAGTCCGGCGGCGGCTGGAAGTCTGCGTCGAACATGGCGACGAACTCGCAGGCGCGCACGTAGGCGTGGCGCATCCCCTCCTTGAGGTTGCCGGCCTTGTACCCGGCCCTGTCCTTGCGCGTCTCGTACTTGACGTTGATCCCCTCCTCCGTGGCCCACCGCTCGCACTCGCCCTTCACCAGCTCCTGCCAAGCCCAAGCGAGCGACACCAAGCACAAAACAAACGGCAGGTCAAGGCTCAAGAGTCAAGACTCGCGAGCTCACTACAGTAGCTGTAGGGTCGCCCCGTGCGAGTTGTTTCTGTCTGCTCCGTGCTACAGTAGCTGTAGGGCCGTGTGTTCTTGCCGGCACCCGGTTCTTGTGGTGCATGTTCCCGTGGCAGCTGGTGCCAGGCAAGTGAACCGAGTCCGATGTCACTCACCTTGATGACGGAGTCGGTGGAGTCGTCCAGCACCTGCACTATTAGTCGATCTACCGGCCATGTGAGCCTGCAGGCTGCCTCTATTGATAGCTGGTAAACCTGCGTACGTGTTACAGACTCCTGTCAGAGACGTGGCCACCCATCCATGATTATCTCTGAAATTCTGAAGACAATCACCCGCTGTCCTGCATTCGAATCCACTTTTATTGTAATTATTCCCCTCCCCCCAATGACATCCATGGAACATTGTAGTAATGCGAAATTAATTGGCTCGATGCAACCTCTTAAAAGACTAGAGAGATTCAGATGCTGCTGCTCTTTAAGCGAACGAACGAGGATGAGCAGTCTCCAGCAATTGGCTTACTCTGACTGAACAAGTGGACACATAAAAAACTGCATACATACCTCCCTCTCGTTGTACATGGGGATCTGGACGAGCACCATGGGATAGGCCTGGGATGCCGCAGCCGCCTCCTCGTCGGGGTCGCACCTGCACACCCGCCCCGGACGCCGGCGCCGCAGCTTCGCCACGGAGCTGACCGCGCCCAGGAACACCTTCTCGGCCAGCACGATCAGCGACATGGCCGTGCACAGCAGCACCGCGGCGCGGAGCAGCGGCACCAGCAGCCCGGCcctggcctcggcccagccctggAGCAGCGCCTCCACGAAGGCGGCGACGGTCGCGGGGAACGAGACGACGTCGCCGACGGCGCGCAGCGCGTGGccacctgctgctgctgctgcaggcGCGCGCGGCAGCCGCCAGTCGGGAGACGGGAGAGAGATTAGAGACGTATGGATAGCGCATTGAGCAGAGAGAATCTCTCTTGTCCTGGCAGTAAGGACGAAGCTGAGCGTGGGTACGTACCTCCCATGGCTGCTGCACTGCACTTGGGTTCAGGCACTGCTCGTTTGAGAatgcagtggtggtggtggttgtggcA is a genomic window of Zea mays cultivar B73 chromosome 5, Zm-B73-REFERENCE-NAM-5.0, whole genome shotgun sequence containing:
- the LOC100193757 gene encoding putative mannan synthase 7, which encodes MGAAAAGGHALRAVGDVVSFPATVAAFVEALLQGWAEARAGLLVPLLRAAVLLCTAMSLIVLAEKVFLGAVSSVAKLRRRRPGRVCRCDPDEEAAAASQAYPMVLVQIPMYNEREVYQLSIEAACRLTWPVDRLIVQVLDDSTDSVIKELVKGECERWATEEGINVKYETRKDRAGYKAGNLKEGMRHAYVRACEFVAMFDADFQPPPDFLVRTVPFLVHNPSLALVQTRWKFVNANDCLLTRMQEMSMDYHFKVEQEAGSSLCNFFGYNGTAGVWRTQAIVESGGWEDRTTAEDMDLALRAGLLGWEFVYVGSIKVKSELPSTLKAYRSQQHRWSCGPALLFKKMFWQILAAERVSVWKKWYMVYDFFIARRIVGTFYTFFFFSVLIPLNILLPEAQIPVWELIYIPIAITLLNSVGTPRSIHLVILWVLFENVMALHRFKAILIGFLEADRANEWIVTQKLGNLQKLKSIARLTGSYRFKDRFHFLEVFIGLFLLASACFDYLYRDDYVYLFVLPQSIMYFAIGFQFVGLNVSED
- the LOC100193757 gene encoding putative mannan synthase 7 isoform X1, translated to MGAAAGGHALRAVGDVVSFPATVAAFVEALLQGWAEARAGLLVPLLRAAVLLCTAMSLIVLAEKVFLGAVSSVAKLRRRRPGRVCRCDPDEEAAAASQAYPMVLVQIPMYNEREVYQLSIEAACRLTWPVDRLIVQVLDDSTDSVIKELVKGECERWATEEGINVKYETRKDRAGYKAGNLKEGMRHAYVRACEFVAMFDADFQPPPDFLVRTVPFLVHNPSLALVQTRWKFVNANDCLLTRMQEMSMDYHFKVEQEAGSSLCNFFGYNGTAGVWRTQAIVESGGWEDRTTAEDMDLALRAGLLGWEFVYVGSIKVKSELPSTLKAYRSQQHRWSCGPALLFKKMFWQILAAERVSVWKKWYMVYDFFIARRIVGTFYTFFFFSVLIPLNILLPEAQIPVWELIYIPIAITLLNSVGTPRSIHLVILWVLFENVMALHRFKAILIGFLEADRANEWIVTQKLGNLQKLKSIARLTGSYRFKDRFHFLEVFIGLFLLASACFDYLYRDDYVYLFVLPQSIMYFAIGFQFVGLNVSED